A single Microbacterium sp. YJN-G DNA region contains:
- a CDS encoding IS256 family transposase: MTAPHIVDPATVLGEALADASPDLMRHLLQTMINALLSADADAVVGAEWGQPSPDRLTHRNGYRHRDLDTRAGTIDVAIPKLRSGTYFPEWLLERRKRSEAALITVIADCYLAGVSTRRMDKLVKTLGIHALSKSQVSRMAAELDEHVNQFRHRSLAEAGPFTFVAADALTMKVREGGRVVNTVVLIATGVNGDGRREVLGLQTATAETGSAWNAFFADLVARGLTGVQLVTSDAHAGLKDAIAANLPGATWQRCRTHYAANLMSVSPKSMWPAVKAMLHSVYDQPTASDVHAQFDRTLDYVTEKLPAVAEHLDTARADILAFTEFPKDVWSQIWSNNPNERLNREIRRRTDSVGIFLCVSLDTGGAISTAGRLVEVSRMTRNLSVDPVATGLTPLGPVSSTPQRVAA, from the coding sequence ATGACCGCTCCCCACATTGTCGACCCTGCAACGGTGCTCGGTGAAGCCCTTGCCGACGCTTCCCCGGATTTGATGCGACACCTGCTGCAAACGATGATCAACGCCCTCCTGTCCGCCGACGCCGACGCCGTGGTCGGCGCCGAATGGGGACAGCCGTCCCCTGACCGCCTCACCCACCGCAACGGCTACCGCCACCGCGATCTCGACACCAGGGCTGGCACGATCGATGTCGCGATCCCGAAACTGCGATCGGGCACGTATTTCCCGGAGTGGCTTCTGGAGCGTCGCAAGCGCTCCGAGGCGGCCTTGATCACCGTGATCGCCGACTGCTACCTCGCAGGCGTCAGCACGCGGCGGATGGACAAGCTGGTGAAGACCCTCGGCATTCACGCCCTGTCGAAGTCGCAGGTGTCCCGGATGGCTGCCGAGCTCGACGAGCACGTGAACCAGTTCCGGCACCGCTCTTTGGCTGAGGCGGGCCCGTTCACGTTCGTCGCCGCCGACGCTCTGACGATGAAGGTTCGTGAGGGTGGCCGGGTGGTGAACACGGTCGTGCTGATCGCCACTGGCGTCAACGGTGACGGCCGCCGCGAAGTGCTCGGCCTGCAAACCGCGACAGCTGAGACCGGGTCGGCGTGGAATGCGTTCTTCGCAGACCTCGTCGCCCGCGGCCTCACCGGCGTGCAGCTGGTCACCAGTGACGCGCATGCCGGTTTGAAGGACGCGATTGCCGCGAACCTGCCCGGCGCGACCTGGCAGCGTTGCCGCACCCACTACGCGGCGAACCTGATGAGCGTGAGCCCGAAGAGCATGTGGCCGGCGGTGAAGGCGATGCTGCACTCCGTTTATGACCAGCCCACCGCCTCCGACGTGCACGCCCAGTTCGACCGCACCCTGGATTACGTGACCGAGAAGCTGCCCGCGGTCGCCGAGCACCTCGATACCGCCAGGGCCGACATCCTGGCCTTCACCGAGTTCCCCAAAGACGTGTGGTCCCAAATCTGGTCGAACAATCCCAACGAGCGCCTCAACCGCGAGATCCGCCGCCGCACCGACTCCGTCGGCATCTTCCTGTGTGTTTCTCTTGACACTGGCGGAGCGATCAGCACCGCTGGGAGGCTCGTTGAGGTGTCAAGGATGACCCGGAATCTTTCTGTCGACCCGGTTGCGACGGGTCTGACCCCGTTAGGGCCAGTCTCCTCGACACCTCAACGGGTGGCCGCGTGA
- a CDS encoding conjugal transfer protein, with the protein MARREKTSKPAKETKTVPAQGSSWTHGRQLGGKVLSAFLFAAIACGPIALFAAAARPAPVVAAAPEAQAAGLSTQQQAAGGYAEGFVSSWLSATKDAPGDLATYVDLAALRQLSVTGWEYRDLSVVSITPVDGSDFVNVVVAANIKELSVTDTDDTSTTSWPRRYFQVAIAVNGDTVRAVGLPAQISAPVQGKTTSLVYKQTIGSSDPSAETVSAFLGAYLAGSGDLSRYSAPDTSFVAISPAPYVMVNVEELRSDLTPTESPSDGDTLKVLATVSLLSPLDQQVTSTYTLTLTARASRWEVSAIDLAPQAVSDKGSTTPTPTPSGNGN; encoded by the coding sequence ATGGCGCGCCGCGAGAAGACGTCGAAGCCAGCCAAGGAGACGAAGACCGTCCCGGCACAGGGGAGCAGCTGGACCCATGGTCGGCAGCTGGGCGGCAAGGTGCTGTCCGCATTCCTGTTCGCCGCGATCGCGTGTGGGCCCATCGCGCTCTTCGCCGCGGCCGCACGTCCGGCGCCCGTCGTCGCCGCAGCGCCCGAGGCGCAGGCAGCGGGGCTGAGCACGCAGCAGCAGGCTGCCGGCGGATACGCGGAGGGCTTCGTGTCCTCGTGGCTGAGCGCGACGAAGGACGCGCCGGGCGATCTGGCTACCTACGTCGACCTGGCGGCGCTGCGGCAGCTGTCGGTCACGGGCTGGGAGTACCGCGACCTGTCCGTGGTCTCCATCACGCCCGTCGACGGCTCGGACTTCGTCAACGTCGTTGTCGCGGCGAACATCAAGGAGCTGTCGGTGACGGACACCGACGACACCAGCACGACGAGCTGGCCGCGCCGCTACTTCCAGGTGGCGATCGCGGTCAACGGAGACACTGTGCGGGCAGTCGGTCTTCCGGCCCAGATCTCCGCTCCCGTCCAGGGCAAGACGACGTCGCTGGTCTACAAGCAGACCATCGGATCCTCTGACCCGTCTGCGGAGACGGTGTCGGCGTTCCTCGGCGCGTACCTTGCCGGCTCGGGTGACCTGTCCCGATACAGCGCCCCGGACACATCGTTCGTGGCGATCTCGCCCGCCCCCTACGTGATGGTCAACGTCGAGGAGCTGCGGTCGGACCTGACGCCCACGGAGTCCCCGAGCGATGGCGACACCCTCAAGGTGCTCGCGACCGTCTCACTGCTGAGCCCGCTGGACCAGCAAGTGACCTCGACGTACACGCTCACCCTCACCGCGCGTGCCTCCCGCTGGGAGGTCAGCGCCATTGATCTTGCACCGCAAGCGGTCTCCGACAAGGGATCGACAACCCCCACGCCGACACCGTCCGGTAACGGCAACTAA
- a CDS encoding M23 family metallopeptidase: MSASGVLERTADVAGAVSGGDDGDGGGSRKVILWVIALVLVPVVIFAGYTMFLMMAIAGASGGGSSQCTAGSLTTDKLEVQTTGGSTRTLGATELSHAATILSVARSLGVSARGQQIAIMTALQESGLKMYANSSVPESLDYPHDAVGSDHDSVNYFQQRVSGWGTVEELMDPVYAAKAFFGGEEGPNGGSPRGLLDIPGWEEMGLGEAAQTVQVSAYPTAYDKWEPAAQQIITAVGGSVSCDSSTVVGQAAFPLSPGYQMTSGYGPRDISVPGASSWHVAIDLQHWPNPCGDPVYAILPGTVTLSSSLWLSIKHPDGFVVSYLHMYKSERLVDVGDTVTAGQQIGAVGNVPPSGGCHLDLRINKNGTTNAAVAALREAPALGAPAQYAGFVDPEEFLRLYGIEICPTDGTCRRL, translated from the coding sequence ATGTCCGCATCGGGAGTGCTCGAGCGCACCGCTGACGTCGCAGGCGCCGTCAGCGGTGGAGACGACGGGGACGGTGGCGGCTCGCGCAAGGTAATCCTCTGGGTGATCGCGCTCGTGCTGGTGCCGGTGGTGATCTTCGCCGGCTACACGATGTTCCTGATGATGGCGATCGCCGGCGCCTCCGGCGGCGGGTCGTCGCAGTGCACAGCGGGGTCGCTGACCACCGACAAGCTCGAGGTCCAGACCACCGGAGGATCGACCCGCACCCTCGGTGCGACCGAGCTCAGCCACGCGGCCACCATCCTCTCGGTCGCTCGATCCCTGGGTGTGTCCGCGCGAGGGCAGCAGATCGCGATCATGACCGCGCTGCAGGAGTCCGGCCTGAAAATGTATGCCAACTCCTCGGTGCCCGAATCTCTCGACTATCCGCACGACGCGGTTGGCAGCGACCACGATTCGGTCAACTACTTCCAGCAGCGCGTGTCGGGCTGGGGCACCGTCGAGGAGCTCATGGACCCCGTCTACGCCGCCAAGGCGTTCTTCGGCGGCGAGGAGGGCCCCAACGGCGGATCTCCTCGAGGACTGCTCGACATCCCCGGCTGGGAGGAGATGGGGCTGGGAGAGGCTGCGCAGACCGTGCAGGTCTCCGCGTACCCGACCGCCTACGACAAGTGGGAGCCCGCCGCTCAGCAGATCATCACCGCGGTCGGCGGGTCGGTCAGCTGCGACAGCAGCACCGTCGTCGGGCAGGCCGCATTCCCGCTCTCTCCGGGCTACCAGATGACGTCCGGCTACGGTCCCCGCGACATCTCGGTCCCTGGCGCCTCCTCGTGGCATGTTGCGATCGACCTGCAGCACTGGCCGAACCCGTGCGGCGACCCCGTCTACGCGATCCTGCCTGGCACGGTGACCCTCAGCAGCTCGCTGTGGCTGTCAATCAAACACCCCGATGGGTTCGTGGTCTCCTACCTGCACATGTACAAGAGCGAGCGCCTCGTCGACGTCGGGGACACCGTCACTGCCGGCCAGCAGATCGGTGCGGTCGGGAACGTGCCGCCCAGCGGAGGATGCCACCTGGACTTGCGCATCAACAAGAACGGGACGACCAACGCGGCCGTCGCCGCGCTGCGGGAAGCACCTGCTCTGGGTGCTCCCGCCCAGTACGCCGGCTTCGTGGACCCCGAAGAGTTCCTCCGCCTCTACGGCATCGAGATCTGCCCCACAGACGGCACCTGCCGGCGCCTCTAG
- a CDS encoding ATP-binding protein has protein sequence MQIPATAMTSNLMWTRSGVVWATWRLQPLPYAYATAAAKQLVKAHHQALFQAHRGEGLLLGLCADLDPVSIVERMLDGVRIDECPDWAREVELTLDALEQIPLGTRAFWFSVPLAAGSMKARAMSALRAADTKLRDTLALPRQLPTDSEMAAAARMAKEIEVRIPAAFQPTRATPAEQIWIALHSQQRGLSADLAAPVPPAEGTEDGFGADELAHFQMPSAMPNPWLDEGGQSDIAPKSGQQFLPFKRRYLKVHSPYADETSSYQVVQAMVAAPKAGWVSPGVEWISHVDQFPLDVDWGIRFTVTGADEVKRRNKKAETALEEQYKHQEGTATITGGGSDLGEIAETLAAYHASLNRSDKEVEVQATVLFAVGADTADLAKAKGRFVADEYKRADFLLEAPLGGQEELWWAMIPGTPTGRIVRELTQITTGREFATGVPLSSNELGDEKGARFGENISTARHTPILRDADGSIQADTSASFGVVAELGAGKSVLLKGDMGDTVDRNGRVVAIDRTEAKEYAVFAQSLRPDTTTIVDLMTPEYSLDPLRVFGPLVGARMVQSLFAVMLGIRARDSRGVALSRLLEPEYVAAHDITSLGRLRAHLKTISSAESDELSGLINLVASKDIGEVLFNDGLTAVDLKSRALVFLTHGLSLPDKTELEHAHLFEEMPLEKIYGRAMYAMLMGISREVCFMNPGELAGAYFDECHHITQSPEGERDLRIGIRDGRKHRAFFALGSHDPADFGETQTRGLLKTRYVMRQTDKELARRAIEWLTGEPADPAMVQVVTEDLSPLGPDGKVAPERRGEGLVRDQRGRIGKFRKTLPERPDRREAVLSTPSLVTP, from the coding sequence ATGCAGATTCCGGCAACCGCGATGACGAGCAACCTGATGTGGACCCGCTCGGGCGTGGTCTGGGCGACGTGGCGGCTGCAGCCGCTCCCGTATGCCTACGCCACCGCGGCCGCAAAGCAGCTCGTCAAGGCGCACCACCAGGCGCTTTTCCAGGCCCACCGGGGCGAGGGGCTGCTGCTGGGGCTGTGCGCTGACCTGGACCCGGTGTCGATCGTGGAGCGGATGCTGGACGGGGTTCGCATCGACGAGTGCCCGGATTGGGCGCGCGAGGTCGAGCTGACCCTGGACGCGCTCGAGCAGATCCCGCTCGGGACGCGCGCGTTCTGGTTCTCGGTCCCGCTCGCGGCCGGTTCGATGAAGGCGCGCGCGATGTCGGCACTGCGCGCCGCCGACACCAAGCTGCGTGACACGCTGGCTCTTCCCCGTCAGCTGCCTACCGACTCCGAGATGGCCGCGGCTGCGCGGATGGCCAAGGAGATCGAGGTCCGCATCCCCGCCGCGTTCCAGCCGACCCGCGCGACGCCCGCCGAGCAGATCTGGATCGCTCTCCACTCGCAGCAGCGCGGCCTCTCCGCGGACCTCGCCGCCCCTGTCCCGCCCGCCGAGGGTACCGAGGACGGATTCGGCGCCGACGAGCTCGCGCACTTCCAGATGCCCTCCGCGATGCCGAACCCTTGGCTCGACGAGGGCGGGCAGAGTGACATCGCCCCCAAGTCCGGGCAGCAGTTCCTCCCGTTCAAGCGCCGCTACCTCAAGGTGCACAGCCCCTACGCGGACGAGACGTCGTCCTACCAGGTGGTGCAGGCCATGGTCGCCGCGCCCAAGGCCGGCTGGGTCTCGCCCGGCGTCGAGTGGATCTCACACGTCGACCAGTTCCCCCTCGACGTCGACTGGGGGATCCGTTTCACCGTCACCGGCGCCGACGAGGTCAAGCGTCGCAACAAGAAGGCCGAAACCGCCCTCGAGGAGCAGTACAAGCATCAGGAGGGCACCGCGACGATCACCGGCGGCGGATCCGACCTCGGCGAGATCGCAGAGACGCTGGCCGCGTACCACGCCTCCCTCAACCGCTCCGACAAGGAGGTCGAGGTTCAGGCGACGGTGCTGTTCGCTGTGGGGGCAGATACCGCCGATCTCGCGAAGGCCAAGGGCCGGTTCGTCGCAGACGAGTACAAGCGTGCCGACTTCCTCCTCGAGGCGCCCCTGGGTGGTCAGGAGGAGCTCTGGTGGGCGATGATCCCCGGCACACCCACCGGGCGCATCGTCCGTGAGCTCACCCAGATCACGACCGGCCGGGAGTTCGCGACCGGAGTGCCGCTTTCCAGTAACGAGCTCGGAGACGAGAAGGGCGCCCGCTTCGGCGAGAACATCAGCACCGCACGCCACACCCCGATCCTCCGCGACGCGGACGGCAGTATCCAGGCCGACACCAGCGCCAGCTTCGGCGTGGTCGCCGAGCTCGGCGCCGGCAAGAGCGTGCTGCTCAAGGGAGACATGGGCGACACGGTCGACCGCAACGGCCGCGTCGTCGCGATCGACCGCACAGAGGCCAAGGAGTACGCGGTCTTCGCGCAGAGCCTCCGGCCGGACACCACGACGATCGTCGACCTGATGACCCCGGAGTACTCGCTGGACCCGCTGCGGGTGTTCGGCCCTCTCGTCGGCGCACGCATGGTGCAGTCGCTCTTCGCGGTGATGCTCGGCATCCGGGCCCGCGACTCCCGAGGCGTTGCCCTGTCCCGCCTCCTCGAGCCGGAGTACGTCGCCGCGCACGACATCACCAGCCTCGGTCGCCTGCGGGCGCATCTCAAGACGATCTCCTCCGCGGAGAGCGATGAGCTGTCGGGCCTGATCAACCTGGTCGCGTCGAAGGACATCGGCGAGGTCCTCTTCAACGACGGGCTGACCGCTGTCGACCTGAAATCGCGTGCCCTGGTCTTCCTCACCCATGGGCTGTCGCTGCCGGACAAGACCGAGCTCGAGCACGCGCACCTGTTCGAGGAGATGCCCCTGGAAAAGATCTACGGGCGCGCGATGTACGCGATGCTCATGGGGATCTCCCGCGAGGTCTGCTTCATGAACCCCGGCGAGCTCGCCGGCGCCTACTTCGATGAGTGCCACCACATCACCCAGTCACCCGAGGGTGAGCGCGATCTGCGCATCGGCATCCGCGATGGCCGCAAGCACCGCGCGTTCTTCGCCCTCGGCTCCCACGATCCCGCCGACTTCGGTGAGACCCAGACGCGCGGCCTGCTCAAGACCCGCTACGTGATGCGTCAGACCGACAAGGAGCTGGCGCGTCGTGCGATCGAGTGGTTGACCGGCGAGCCTGCAGACCCGGCGATGGTCCAGGTGGTCACCGAGGATCTGTCGCCGCTCGGCCCGGACGGCAAGGTCGCCCCTGAGCGGCGCGGTGAGGGCCTGGTCCGTGACCAGCGCGGCCGGATCGGAAAGTTCCGCAAGACCCTCCCCGAGCGCCCCGACCGACGCGAAGCAGTGCTGTCGACTCCGTCTCTGGTGACGCCATGA
- a CDS encoding IS110 family transposase, which produces MTPLVIGIDPHSRVHVAAAVDHHGRCVDKHESGAAPQQLHELVDWVDQTGADIVAIEGTKGYGLPLARLLVAAGHTVVDVSSNLTADERKRSRRPGKDDEGDAVAIARIALREPDLPAMDATHLDADLKLLVDARDQLVSEEVRVRNRLHALLLVMSPGYQAVTGPLISRPAFGRARSLALKARKTDPMRAKLALAAVRRLNALRDEQAELVTEIDAELARRQPTHLLAIPGVGPLVAAKILGEARDPRHYASAAAFAAHAGVAPIPASSGNTHRHRLARGGNRQLNRALFTIAMVQARWHPPARDYLAKKRAEGKTSAEARRCLKRHLANIVYRALILDLQKGDDHQIGAAA; this is translated from the coding sequence ATGACACCCCTCGTAATCGGGATCGACCCACACAGCCGCGTTCACGTCGCTGCCGCCGTCGATCACCACGGCCGTTGCGTCGACAAGCACGAGAGCGGAGCCGCCCCGCAGCAGCTTCATGAACTCGTAGATTGGGTCGATCAGACCGGCGCAGACATCGTCGCGATCGAAGGCACGAAAGGCTATGGGCTGCCGCTTGCGCGGCTGCTGGTCGCCGCGGGTCACACCGTTGTTGACGTTTCATCGAACCTCACAGCCGACGAACGGAAACGCTCCCGCCGGCCGGGCAAAGACGACGAAGGGGACGCTGTCGCGATCGCACGCATCGCGCTGCGCGAACCCGATCTCCCTGCCATGGACGCGACGCATCTCGACGCCGACCTCAAGCTCCTCGTCGACGCACGAGACCAGCTGGTCAGCGAGGAAGTCCGTGTCCGCAACCGTCTCCACGCACTGCTGCTCGTGATGTCTCCGGGCTACCAGGCCGTGACTGGCCCGTTGATCTCGCGCCCGGCGTTCGGACGAGCCCGGAGTCTTGCGCTGAAGGCGCGGAAGACGGACCCGATGCGCGCCAAGCTCGCGCTGGCAGCAGTGCGGAGGTTGAACGCGCTGCGAGACGAGCAAGCTGAGCTGGTTACGGAGATCGACGCGGAACTTGCACGTCGCCAGCCAACGCACCTGCTCGCGATTCCGGGAGTTGGTCCTCTCGTCGCCGCGAAGATCCTCGGCGAAGCTCGCGACCCGCGCCACTACGCGTCAGCCGCGGCATTCGCCGCGCACGCTGGCGTCGCACCGATTCCGGCCTCCAGCGGCAACACACATCGTCACCGTCTCGCACGCGGCGGGAATCGGCAGCTGAACCGCGCGCTGTTCACGATCGCGATGGTTCAAGCACGTTGGCACCCACCAGCTCGCGACTATCTCGCCAAGAAGCGGGCCGAGGGAAAGACCAGCGCGGAGGCTCGCCGTTGCCTCAAACGGCACCTCGCGAACATCGTCTACCGAGCGCTTATCCTCGACCTCCAAAAAGGCGACGACCACCAAATTGGTGCAGCTGCTTGA